One window of Cohnella hashimotonis genomic DNA carries:
- a CDS encoding deoxycytidylate deaminase — translation MALAVRKDWDTYFMDIAFMASTRSRCPRRHVGAVLVQGKKLLGTAYNGAPMGVPDCSEAGCMIVEEFAPSPSGQPGAMVKKERCIRTIHAEQNLLLFTDRIDREGSTVYVTDQPCWTCANMLANSGIVEIVFHRGYPKDHDKVSALMAERRIVFRTIPDYAPPQDTEVKEAD, via the coding sequence ATGGCGCTTGCGGTTCGCAAGGATTGGGATACTTACTTTATGGACATCGCCTTCATGGCATCGACAAGGTCGCGTTGTCCGAGGCGGCATGTGGGCGCCGTGCTCGTACAAGGCAAGAAGCTGCTGGGCACGGCCTACAACGGCGCGCCGATGGGCGTACCCGATTGTTCGGAGGCCGGCTGCATGATCGTCGAAGAATTCGCGCCGTCGCCTTCAGGCCAACCAGGGGCCATGGTCAAAAAAGAGCGCTGCATTCGCACGATTCACGCAGAGCAGAATTTGCTGCTGTTCACGGATCGGATTGACAGAGAGGGCTCTACCGTTTACGTGACCGATCAACCGTGCTGGACTTGCGCCAACATGCTCGCTAACAGCGGCATCGTCGAGATCGTATTCCATCGCGGTTACCCGAAGGATCATGACAAAGTATCCGCGTTGATGGCCGAACGCCGCATCGTTTTCAGGACGATTCCGGATTATGCGCCTCCTCAGGATACGGAAGTGAAGGAAGCCGACTAA
- a CDS encoding ComEA family DNA-binding protein, translating to MGRQSARSAGLRSKAALIAGAAAAALLAWGWLAPSDGKVPGWEPVNAQVAAAVAEAEAGNRKAEGTDKSTSNAPKTGLTATAQSIVPEGAVRPPAGGSKTNASVVAGNSEITGKASGSESGASGDSGTPLKNIDKTTDTFVEAEDVINAGPVTNADDEARQGTQPEASAADGRLDINVASAAQLDALPGIGPAKAEAIVQYRDAHGRFKSAESLRDVKGIGDKLLAKLLPLIKAD from the coding sequence ATGGGAAGGCAATCGGCACGAAGCGCCGGACTGCGAAGCAAGGCGGCTCTCATAGCCGGTGCGGCAGCGGCAGCTCTGCTCGCTTGGGGGTGGCTTGCGCCGTCCGACGGAAAGGTGCCCGGCTGGGAGCCGGTCAATGCGCAGGTCGCGGCGGCGGTGGCAGAAGCGGAGGCAGGGAACAGGAAGGCCGAAGGCACGGACAAGTCGACAAGTAACGCGCCAAAAACAGGTTTGACGGCCACCGCCCAATCCATCGTGCCTGAGGGCGCTGTCAGGCCGCCAGCGGGCGGATCGAAAACGAACGCAAGCGTGGTCGCTGGAAATTCAGAAATAACAGGCAAGGCGTCAGGCAGCGAATCTGGCGCTTCGGGAGATTCCGGCACTCCCTTGAAGAATATTGATAAAACAACGGACACTTTCGTTGAAGCAGAAGACGTAATTAACGCCGGACCGGTTACGAATGCGGACGACGAGGCGCGGCAGGGGACCCAACCCGAAGCTTCGGCGGCGGACGGACGGCTCGATATCAATGTGGCCAGCGCCGCTCAGCTGGATGCGCTGCCGGGCATCGGGCCGGCCAAAGCCGAAGCGATCGTACAATATCGGGATGCGCACGGGCGGTTCAAATCCGCGGAGTCGCTGAGAGACGTCAAAGGAATCGGAGACAAGCTGCTCGCGAAGCTGTTGCCGCTTATCAAGGCAGATTAG
- the comER gene encoding late competence protein ComER: MKVGFIGAGSMGGLLAGALLRARAFEPSEVTIATRTSSKAERLAQQFPGLRIGPTNASAVRDADIVFLCVKPLDYRAVIGEIRESLRPEQLLVSITSPVTLEQLERLLPCKTAKIVPSIVNGAASGASLFMYGTRLEPADKKLLISMFARISEPIEVPEDSVRAASDLSSCGPAFMAYLLEQFVETTVEFGGLAPEVAARVGAEMMLGTARLLEQGCTTRELQERVCVPGGITAVAMEELRLATKDAFRKVMRKTHDKFAEDLAKVEASLSEQSFSSD, from the coding sequence ATGAAGGTCGGCTTCATCGGCGCCGGAAGCATGGGCGGTCTGCTAGCGGGAGCCTTGCTGCGCGCCCGGGCTTTTGAGCCGTCGGAAGTGACGATCGCAACCCGCACCTCCTCCAAAGCGGAACGTCTGGCGCAACAGTTCCCGGGCCTTCGGATCGGGCCGACGAACGCGTCAGCCGTCCGGGACGCGGATATCGTCTTTCTGTGCGTCAAGCCGCTCGACTACCGGGCGGTGATCGGCGAGATTCGAGAATCGCTCCGTCCGGAGCAGCTGCTGGTGTCGATTACCAGTCCCGTCACGCTGGAGCAGCTTGAGCGTTTATTGCCCTGCAAGACGGCGAAGATCGTTCCAAGCATCGTCAACGGCGCAGCGAGCGGCGCTTCGCTGTTCATGTACGGCACGAGGCTCGAGCCCGCCGACAAAAAGCTGCTGATCTCCATGTTCGCGCGCATCAGCGAGCCGATCGAAGTGCCCGAGGACAGCGTACGCGCCGCTTCGGATCTGTCCAGCTGCGGCCCTGCCTTTATGGCGTATCTGCTGGAGCAATTCGTGGAAACGACGGTCGAATTCGGAGGGCTCGCGCCCGAGGTCGCAGCCAGAGTCGGCGCCGAGATGATGCTCGGCACGGCGAGACTGCTGGAACAGGGCTGCACGACGCGGGAGCTGCAGGAACGCGTCTGCGTGCCCGGCGGCATTACGGCGGTAGCGATGGAAGAGCTGCGGCTCGCGACCAAAGACGCCTTCCGCAAAGTCATGCGGAAAACGCATGACAAGTTCGCGGAAGATCTAGCGAAAGTCGAAGCTTCGCTTTCGGAGCAGTCTTTTTCCTCCGATTAG